DNA sequence from the Suttonella indologenes genome:
CCTAGAATGCCAAAACTCCCATGTGCCGATGGAGTTAATCGAGATTATCCGCGGTAAAAAAGTCATGGTAGGCGCGATAGACGTTGCCAGCAATCAGATTGAAACGCCGGAGCAAGTGGCGCAAACCCTGCGCAAGGCTTTGCAATTTGTCGATGCCGACAAACTCTATCCTTCCACCAACTGCGGCATGGCTCCGCTGGCGCGCCATATTGCCAAAGGTAAAATGCAGGCTCTAAGCGTGGGCGCGGCAATCGTCAGACAGGAATTAAGTGTGAAATAGCGTACAATGCTTCCCTATATCATGAATCAAAGGGCAATACTGCCTTTACATATAGGGAGTTTCAAAAATACATTTTCAATCTATTATTGCAGTCTTCGGCGACTAATCCCTAAGACTGCAATAATTTCTTCAAATCGCTAATCGTCGCCATGTTTTTCGCTTTTTCGGCGGCAGGGTCTTGCGCTTTGCGTCCGTCCTGCCAGTTAATTCCTTCTTCGGGCAATTCGTCTAAAAAGCGGCTGGGCTCGCTGCTTTGCCACTGTCCGCCTTTTTTGCGCTGCTTGGCATAGCTGAGGGTGAGGTTGCGTTTGGCGCGGGTCATGCCCACGTACATCAGGCGGCGTTCTTCGGCGATGCCTTCTTCCGTTTCGCTGCTATTGGCATGCGGCAGCAGTCCTTCTTCAATGCCAATCATATAGACAAAGGGAAATTCCAAGCCTTTGGCGGAATGCAGGGTCATCAATTGCACGGCTTCGCTGTCTTTTTCTTGACGGTCGAGAATATCGAGCAGCATAAGGTGTTGCATCAAGGCGGCAAGATTTTGAAAGCGTTCTTCTTCTTGCAGTTTGCCAATCCATGCTTTGAGTTGCCCGATACGCTCGAGGCGGGTTTCTACTTGTTTGGGTAGGGCATAGAGTTCGTAGAGATAGTCGCTGTATTCGATGTCGGCAATGACTTGCTCGAGGACGTCTAGCGGCAATTCGTTTTCCGCCATTTGTGCCATATGGTTGAGCCAGTTGCAAAAGCTGCCGAGGGCTTGGGTGGCGCGGTTGCCGAGTTCGCTTTGCAGGGCTAAATCGGTGGCGCATTGTGCGAGCGGTTGTTGGCGGCGGTGGGCATATTCGCCTAATTTGCTGAGTGTTGCCGCACCGATTTCGCGTTTCGGCACATTGCAGACGCGCAGAAAGGCGGCATCGTCTTCAGGGTTGTTGATAAGGCGCAGATAGGAAAGCAGGTCGCGGATTTCGCTGTGTTCAAAAAAGCTGGTGCCGCCGCTGATGCGGTAAGGAATGCTGAGTTCGCGCAGTTTTTGCTCCAAAACGCGTGATTGGAAATTGCTGCGGTACAGAATTGCGAAATCGCTGGGGCGGGCTTGGTGGCGGATTTGCTGGGCATGAATGTCATAAGCGATGTTTTCCGCCTCGTTTTCTTCATTGCGGGCGGAAATCACGCTGACGCCTTCGCCTAATGTGAGAGTGGACCAGAGTTTTTTCTCTACCAAATGGCTGTTGTGGGCAATCAGTTCATTGGCGGCATGCAGGATTTTTTGATGGCAGCGGTAGTTCTGCTCCAATTTGATGGTTTTTAACTGCGGATAATCTTGCTGCAAATTCAGTAGGTTTTGCGGCTGTGCACCGCGCCATGCATAGATGGATTGGTCGTCGTCGCCTACAGCGGTAAAGGCACAGGAAACGCCGCTCAGCAATTGCATCAGCTGATATTGGCAGTCGTTAGTGTCTTGATATTCATCGACTAATAAATAGCGCACATGGCTTTGCCAATAATTGCGCGTCTCGCTTTCGGTTTTGAGCAATTGCACGGGCAGCAGCAGCAAATCGTCAAAATCCACCGCATTATAGGCGCGTAGGCGTTCTTGGTAAGCGCCGTAGGCGATTGCGCTTAATTTGCTTAGTTCGTCATCGGCTAATTGCAGAGCCTGCGCCGCATCAATATTGCTGTTTTTATAGGCGGAAATGCGACTTTGTACGGCCTGCAGTTGGGCATTGTCTTCGCTTTTGGTCAGCTCGCGCAGCAGCGTGATGCCGTCGCGTGCATCTAAAATGCTGAAGCCTTTGCGCAGTCCCAGTTTGGGATATTCGCGGTGCAATATGTCCAGTCCCAAGCGGTGAAAGGTGGAAATATGCAAACCCCGCGCCGCGCTGCCGAGTAGATGACGGCTGCGCTCGCCCATTTCGCGTGCGGCTTTATTGGTAAAAGTGACGGCAAACACGCTGTTTGCCGCATAATTCGCCTCTTGAATCAAATAGGCGATTTTGCGCGTAATCACGCCGGTTTTGCCCGAGCCGGCGCCGGCAATCACGAGCAAAGGCCCACCAAGATAGGTAACCGCCTGCTGTTGCTGCGGATTTAAAGGAATCTGTTCTGCCATCTTATCCTTGCGCGCGCGGCGAAGTCTGCCATATCACGCTGAAAATAATAATTAAACCGATACATTGTGCCAAAAGCAAAGTGCCGACCACACCCTGCCATTGCCATGTTTGAAAACTCAAAGCGCAGAGCCATGCGCCAGCCGTTCCGCCGCAATAATACGCCATATAATACAAACCTGTCGCCAAAGAGCGGCCTTCGCGCACATGCAGGGAAATATAGCTGATAGTGGCGGATTGGGTGATAAATACGCCGGTGCTCATCAAAATCAAGCCGCAAAAGACCAGCATCAGCGGCTGGGCAAGGCTGATCACTATCCCGCACACAGACAGCGCGAGGGAAAGCGCCATTGTGCGCGGCGCGCCGAATTTTCGCAATAGCCATGTTGCCGCCGGCGTAATGATCATGCCGATTAAATAGACGCTGAAAATATTTGCCAATTGCGCGGTATTCAAATGATAAGGCGCTTGTGCAAGGCGCAAATTGATAAAAGAAAAACAGCCGACTAAAGAAAACAAAACGAAAAATCCCAAAGCGCAGGAAGATAAGACAATGCGGTTATGCAGATGCGAAACCAAACTGCGCATCGCTGTGCTCAATTGCGGTTTGGCGACAAAATGCCGTGAAGGCGGCAATTGCCACAGCACCAGTAAAAAACCGGCGAAACTCAAGCCCGAAAGCAGCAACATGCTGAATTGCCAACCGATCCACTGCGTTAAATGCCCGAGCAGAAAACGCCCGCTGAAACCGCCGAACACCGTACCGCAGACATAAAACGCCATCAATTTGCCGATATGCTTGCTTTCAAATTCCTCGCCCAGATAAGCAATCAGGCAGACCGTCATCCCCGGCACAAAAACGCCGACCAAAAAACGCAGTAGGGTAAAACTCTCGATCGTCGGCGCATAAGCCGATAAAGCCACCGGCAGGCTATAGAAGAAAATCGCACTGCAAATCATCCAACGCCGCCCGAAAGCATCGGAAAGCATGCCGATAAAAGGCGACATCAGCCCCATGCCCATCACGGTAACGCCCACCGCCAAACCGATTTGCACCTCGTCTGCCTGAAAATGGCGCATCAGCAGCGGTAAAATCGACTGAATGGAATAAACCTGCATAAACGCCAGGGCGCCGATAAAGGCCACCGTGAGGCGGAACAGAAAGGAAGAAGGAGGATATGCGGACACCGTCAGACCCGTCGGCAAAAGCGGCATGATAGCAAAGCCGCCGCTGGAAACGAAATCCTCCCCCGCCCGCCCGTGCTTGCACCCTCTTAAAATCAGGCAAGCCGGCACACCATTGCGATAAAAAAGCGGGATTTTTCCCGCAGCCGATTGCCTGCGCCGCAATTTATGGCACAATCGCATTTTTCATCTCATCATTACAAGGCAATGTTTTCTTCTCTTTCAGCGCTGAATCAAGCGTTTTTGTCTGCTTTGGCGGATAGCGGTTTTCACGGCGAATTTTCTACGGCGGAGGCGCAGCGCAGCGTCTATGCCACGGACAATTCGGTTTACGAACGCACGCCGCAGGCGGTGATTTGGCCGCGCAGCACGGCGGACGTGCAGGCGGTGTTGGCTTTGGCGGTGCGCGAGGAATTTCGTCAAATCATGATTACCGCACGCGGTGGCGGTACGGGTACTAACGGACAATCGCTGACCGACGGCATTGTGCTGGATGTGTCGCGTTTTATGAATGATATTCTTGAGATTGATGTGCAACATCGCCGCGTGCGCGTGCAGGCGGGAGTGGTGAAAGATCAGTTGAACCGCGCGCTTAAGCCTTACGGTTTGTTTTTTGCCCCCGAATTGTCCACTTCCAACCGCGCCACTATCGGCGGCATGATTAATACCGATGCTTGCGGGCAGGGCAGTTTGCGCTACGGCAAAACCCATGACCATGTGCTTGGCTTGCGCACGGTTTTGCTGGGCGGTGAAGTGCTGGATTCCGCCGCTTTGCCGCGCCATGACTGGCAGGCGCAGATAGCGGATAAATCGCCGCCGCAGCAGGCTTTGTACGCGCAGATTTTCCGTCTTGCTGCTGATAATCAGGACAAAATCCGCCGTTCTTTTCCGCCGCTGACGCGCGCACTGACCGGCTATGACCTGCCGCATGTGTTGGACGAACAAAGCTTTAATATCAACAGTATTCTCTGCGGTTCGGAAGGTTCTTTGGGTATTATTTGCGAGGCGGAGCTCAATGTGCTGCCGATTCCGCAGCATCGCGCCCTCATCAATATCGGCTATGCCGATTTCCAATCCGCTTTGGAAGATGCCAATGCCTTGATGAGCCAATCGCCGCTGTCGATTGAAACGGTGGATTCCAAAGTCTTGGCGCTGGCGCAGCAGGATATTGTCTGGGAAAGCGTGGCGCGCTTTTTCCCCGCTGCCGAGGACGCACCCGTGCAGGGTATCAATCTCTTGGAAATCGATGCCGCCGACGCCGTTGCTTTAGCCGCGCATCTGAGCGCCATTCTCGCGCATTTGCAAAGCGATAACAGCGTTACCCGCCTGACTTGCACGGTAGCCCGCGGCGAAGCGGAAATCGAGGCGGTCTATCATATGCGCAAACGCGCGGTGGGCTTGCTAGGCAATGTGCAGGGCGAGCAGCGCCCCCTGCCCTTTGTGGAAGACACCGCCGTGCCGCCCGAGCATCTTGCCGCCTATATCAAAGCCTTCCGCCAAGTTTTAGACGACAAAGGCTTGGCTTACGGCATGTTCGGGCATGTGGATGCGGGAGTGCTGCACGTGCGTCCGCAATTGGATATGAAAGTCGAGGGCATGAAAGACAGCTTGCGTGAGATTACCGAAGCGGTCGTGGCGCTGACCCATCGCTACGGCGGCGTGCTGTGGGGCGAACACGGCAAAGGGCTGCGCTCGGAATATGCGCCGACCTTTTTCGGCGATTGCTGGGATTTGATTTGCCAAATCAAATCTGCTTTTGACCCGCATAATCAGCTCAATCCCGGCAAAATCGCCGTGCCCTATGCCGGCGATGCCGAATTGACGCCGCTGATCGCCGTACCGATGCGTGGCGATTTCGACCGCCGTATCGACAAACAAGACTGGCAGAATTTCGGCAATACCCTGCAATGTAACGGCAACGGCGCCTGTTTTAATTTTGCCTTTGACGACCCCATGTGCCCTTCATGGAAAGTGACGCGCGACCGCCAACATTCGCCCAAAGGGCGTGCCATGCTGCTAAAAGAATGGCTGCGCCGCAAAGCAGACAGCAACCTCACGCCCGACTTCGAGCAGGAAGTCTATCAAGCCCTGCACGGCTGTCTGTCCTGCAAATCCTGCGCCGGACAATGCCCCGTGAAAGTCGATATTCCCGACGGCAAAAGCCGCTTTTTGGCCGAATATCATCGCCGTCACCGCCGTCCGCTGCGCGATTATCTGATCGGCTATTTGGAATACCTGATTCCGCATCTGGTTAAAATCGCGCCGCTGTATAACCTGATGCAGAACAACCGCCTGATGTGCAGCATCAACCGCAAGTATCTGCGCTTAAGCGATGCGCCGCTCTTTCATCCCCAAGCGCGCGCAGACCTTGCCGCCTACGGCGTACAAATGCTGCGCAAAGGCGAAACCCCGCCCAAGCAAGACAATGCCGTCATCGTGCTACAAGACGCCTTTACCCGCTATTTCGACACGCCGGTATTTCTCGACTGGCTGCGGCTCTTACAGACTTTGGGCATCAAAACCTATCTGCTACCCTATTTTCCCAACGGCAAACCCCTGCATGTACACGGTTTTCTTGCGCATTTTCACAAACTGCGCCGCCATAACGAGCAACTGCTTGCCGCCGCCGCAGAAAGCGGCTTACCGATTATCGGCCTAGACCCCGCCATGACCTTAGTATTTCGTCAAGAATATCTGAAAGATACGCCGCAGCAGCCCGACCGCCGCATTTTGCTGCCGCAGGAATGGTTGCGCGATGACTATCTGCCCAGGCATGTGCCACTAGATAAGCCATCAAACAAGCAAGGCACAACCTACTATTTCGCCGCGCATTGCACCGAGAAAACCCAATTGCCCGGCTCGGACAAAGACTGGCAGCGGATTTTCCAACATTTCGGCTTGGATTTGCAGCCGGTAGCGGTAGGCTGCTGCGGCATGGCGGGCACCTTCGGGCATGAAAGCGAACATCAAGCACAATCGGCGCAACTATTTGACATGTCTTGGCAAGCGCCGGTGGCCCAATACGGCGGACAATTGCTGGCTACAGGCTACT
Encoded proteins:
- a CDS encoding FAD-binding and (Fe-S)-binding domain-containing protein, which produces MFSSLSALNQAFLSALADSGFHGEFSTAEAQRSVYATDNSVYERTPQAVIWPRSTADVQAVLALAVREEFRQIMITARGGGTGTNGQSLTDGIVLDVSRFMNDILEIDVQHRRVRVQAGVVKDQLNRALKPYGLFFAPELSTSNRATIGGMINTDACGQGSLRYGKTHDHVLGLRTVLLGGEVLDSAALPRHDWQAQIADKSPPQQALYAQIFRLAADNQDKIRRSFPPLTRALTGYDLPHVLDEQSFNINSILCGSEGSLGIICEAELNVLPIPQHRALINIGYADFQSALEDANALMSQSPLSIETVDSKVLALAQQDIVWESVARFFPAAEDAPVQGINLLEIDAADAVALAAHLSAILAHLQSDNSVTRLTCTVARGEAEIEAVYHMRKRAVGLLGNVQGEQRPLPFVEDTAVPPEHLAAYIKAFRQVLDDKGLAYGMFGHVDAGVLHVRPQLDMKVEGMKDSLREITEAVVALTHRYGGVLWGEHGKGLRSEYAPTFFGDCWDLICQIKSAFDPHNQLNPGKIAVPYAGDAELTPLIAVPMRGDFDRRIDKQDWQNFGNTLQCNGNGACFNFAFDDPMCPSWKVTRDRQHSPKGRAMLLKEWLRRKADSNLTPDFEQEVYQALHGCLSCKSCAGQCPVKVDIPDGKSRFLAEYHRRHRRPLRDYLIGYLEYLIPHLVKIAPLYNLMQNNRLMCSINRKYLRLSDAPLFHPQARADLAAYGVQMLRKGETPPKQDNAVIVLQDAFTRYFDTPVFLDWLRLLQTLGIKTYLLPYFPNGKPLHVHGFLAHFHKLRRHNEQLLAAAAESGLPIIGLDPAMTLVFRQEYLKDTPQQPDRRILLPQEWLRDDYLPRHVPLDKPSNKQGTTYYFAAHCTEKTQLPGSDKDWQRIFQHFGLDLQPVAVGCCGMAGTFGHESEHQAQSAQLFDMSWQAPVAQYGGQLLATGYSCRSQSKRMSGTILQHPVQALLKRLDEAANREIVA
- a CDS encoding UvrD-helicase domain-containing protein yields the protein MAEQIPLNPQQQQAVTYLGGPLLVIAGAGSGKTGVITRKIAYLIQEANYAANSVFAVTFTNKAAREMGERSRHLLGSAARGLHISTFHRLGLDILHREYPKLGLRKGFSILDARDGITLLRELTKSEDNAQLQAVQSRISAYKNSNIDAAQALQLADDELSKLSAIAYGAYQERLRAYNAVDFDDLLLLPVQLLKTESETRNYWQSHVRYLLVDEYQDTNDCQYQLMQLLSGVSCAFTAVGDDDQSIYAWRGAQPQNLLNLQQDYPQLKTIKLEQNYRCHQKILHAANELIAHNSHLVEKKLWSTLTLGEGVSVISARNEENEAENIAYDIHAQQIRHQARPSDFAILYRSNFQSRVLEQKLRELSIPYRISGGTSFFEHSEIRDLLSYLRLINNPEDDAAFLRVCNVPKREIGAATLSKLGEYAHRRQQPLAQCATDLALQSELGNRATQALGSFCNWLNHMAQMAENELPLDVLEQVIADIEYSDYLYELYALPKQVETRLERIGQLKAWIGKLQEEERFQNLAALMQHLMLLDILDRQEKDSEAVQLMTLHSAKGLEFPFVYMIGIEEGLLPHANSSETEEGIAEERRLMYVGMTRAKRNLTLSYAKQRKKGGQWQSSEPSRFLDELPEEGINWQDGRKAQDPAAEKAKNMATISDLKKLLQS
- a CDS encoding MFS transporter: MRLCHKLRRRQSAAGKIPLFYRNGVPACLILRGCKHGRAGEDFVSSGGFAIMPLLPTGLTVSAYPPSSFLFRLTVAFIGALAFMQVYSIQSILPLLMRHFQADEVQIGLAVGVTVMGMGLMSPFIGMLSDAFGRRWMICSAIFFYSLPVALSAYAPTIESFTLLRFLVGVFVPGMTVCLIAYLGEEFESKHIGKLMAFYVCGTVFGGFSGRFLLGHLTQWIGWQFSMLLLSGLSFAGFLLVLWQLPPSRHFVAKPQLSTAMRSLVSHLHNRIVLSSCALGFFVLFSLVGCFSFINLRLAQAPYHLNTAQLANIFSVYLIGMIITPAATWLLRKFGAPRTMALSLALSVCGIVISLAQPLMLVFCGLILMSTGVFITQSATISYISLHVREGRSLATGLYYMAYYCGGTAGAWLCALSFQTWQWQGVVGTLLLAQCIGLIIIFSVIWQTSPRAQG